One part of the Polycyclovorans algicola TG408 genome encodes these proteins:
- a CDS encoding efflux RND transporter periplasmic adaptor subunit, translating into MVQSLRLLGAVLLVCVIPLAHADDQPAPVEVAPLETSDDGLRLQLTGIISTPRASQLSARVDGLLAEVAVDAGDEVKAGDVVATLDDTLARLAERRLDATVDEARVAFAEAERLLSEGERLGARGNLPASEVETRRAAVGQARAALARLQAEAAEVRETRRRHALVAPFDGTVSLRLAEAGEWVATGTPVLELIDLKGLRLDMQVPQQAYRELALDQPVQISLDAEDEKRIGRISARVPSARSDGRTFLLRVAFNKPPEDVVPGMSATVALPLQRGEQTARVPRDALIRRADGSTRVWVADMDTDPPQARAVDVVAGRPRGDWVEVRGELADDAMLVVRGNERLTEGQTLAIEARD; encoded by the coding sequence ATGGTGCAATCCCTCCGACTGCTGGGCGCGGTGCTGCTTGTCTGCGTCATACCGCTTGCCCACGCTGATGACCAACCGGCGCCGGTCGAAGTGGCCCCGCTCGAAACCTCTGACGACGGTCTGCGCCTGCAGCTGACAGGCATCATCAGCACACCCCGCGCCTCGCAGTTGTCGGCCCGCGTCGACGGATTGCTCGCCGAAGTGGCGGTCGACGCCGGTGACGAGGTCAAAGCCGGCGATGTCGTGGCCACCCTCGACGACACCCTTGCGCGCCTTGCCGAACGTCGCCTCGATGCCACGGTCGACGAAGCCCGCGTCGCCTTTGCCGAGGCCGAGCGGCTGCTCAGCGAGGGCGAGCGCCTCGGTGCGCGCGGCAACCTCCCCGCCAGCGAAGTCGAAACCCGCCGAGCCGCCGTCGGCCAGGCGCGCGCCGCCCTCGCCCGTCTGCAGGCCGAGGCCGCCGAGGTCCGTGAGACCCGTCGCCGACACGCGCTGGTCGCGCCGTTCGACGGTACGGTGAGCCTGCGCCTCGCGGAAGCCGGCGAGTGGGTCGCCACCGGCACCCCCGTCCTGGAGCTGATCGACCTCAAGGGTCTGCGCCTCGACATGCAGGTTCCGCAGCAGGCCTACCGCGAACTGGCCCTGGATCAACCGGTACAGATCAGCCTAGATGCCGAGGACGAAAAACGGATCGGTCGCATCAGCGCGCGGGTGCCCAGCGCCCGTTCGGACGGCCGTACCTTCCTGCTGCGGGTGGCCTTCAACAAGCCGCCCGAAGATGTCGTGCCCGGCATGTCGGCGACTGTCGCGCTGCCGTTGCAGCGGGGTGAGCAGACCGCGCGGGTGCCGCGCGACGCGCTGATCCGCCGTGCCGACGGCAGCACCCGCGTCTGGGTTGCCGACATGGACACGGATCCGCCGCAGGCCCGTGCCGTCGATGTGGTGGCTGGGCGCCCGCGCGGGGACTGGGTCGAAGTGCGCGGCGAGCTCGCCGACGACGCAATGCTGGTGGTGCGCGGTAACGAGCGCCTCACCGAAGGCCAGACACTGGCCATCGAGGCGCGCGACTGA
- a CDS encoding efflux RND transporter permease subunit, with the protein MLDAIYRRGILVAVATLIICLLGLVAAIRVPVQMIPDLDVRVVSVQTLWPGGTPQDVEKEILIEQETVLRSLPSLQRMKSTAITGEAIIELEFPFGVDMTEALIRVNNALSQVSDYPENVDDPRLFTDSFSSNAFMYYAVQPLPDNPADLDIDMVRDFIEDFVRPRLERVPGVSQLEVRGGAERQVQILLDPAALAARGLGITEVRDAIRERNRDVSAGDLDTGKRRYLLRASGRYRDLSEIEDTLLTRGDRPEVRLRDVATVVFDHFEIRNLARVNGQPGISLAVRRELGSNVIDIKREMTAAVDRVDKELLRPNGLTINIISDDVRYVEASVANVWQNLIIGALLASAVLWLFFRSVPLTAIGMMGIPLCTLAAFIGLLLAGRTLNVISLAGVAFAIGMTLDNSIVVLESIEAERRRGLDRFNAAVLGVRKVWTAVLASTFTTILVFAPIFFIEQEAGQLYSDIAVAISAAILVSMIAAITLMPVASQRISTREKPSARHPVMDRLTGGIGKLIATPLRAVLVVAVGVIVTALALAFLTPAAEYLPEGEEAKTFASMIAPPGYSLEEMNQIAEQVEARLLPEVQAERDAFAAGDTPFPPLAYLNLRVQAESLRIIAETVDPADINLLMNALTDYFGTFPGMRAFAARGSIISSNDGGTRSVNVDIAGQDLATLYSVAERVFSRAEDAIEGAQINSEPGSLTLAQPLIELRPDWSQLAAVGWNAADYGYALSALTDGAFVGEFFQGDDKIDIYFFSSAGQSQRLAAVEGLPVSTPSGSVVPFGALGEWVETVDTATVRRINSQRTVTLNIIPPRSIALETGVQRVQTEVIDRMIDAGEIPPGISLDISGAADQLDATRDALLENFLIAVALSYLLMVAIFRHWGFPLIILATVPLGIGGGIMGLWVLNAAGGALADIRQPFDLITMLGFLILLGTVVNNPILIVERARECLAEGMAVADAVKEAVASRIRPVLMTTLTTTFGLAPLVLIPGAGTELYRGVGAIVLFGLLFTAVITLTVLPCLLSLVLRAAKRVDADETAEPAR; encoded by the coding sequence ATGCTCGACGCCATCTATCGCCGCGGCATTCTCGTCGCGGTGGCCACGCTGATCATCTGCCTGCTGGGCCTGGTGGCGGCCATTCGCGTGCCCGTGCAGATGATTCCCGACCTCGACGTACGCGTCGTCAGCGTCCAGACCCTGTGGCCGGGCGGCACGCCGCAGGACGTCGAAAAAGAGATTCTCATCGAGCAGGAAACCGTGTTGCGCAGCCTGCCCAGCCTGCAGCGCATGAAGTCCACGGCGATCACCGGCGAGGCGATCATCGAGTTGGAATTCCCGTTCGGTGTCGACATGACCGAGGCGCTGATTCGCGTCAACAACGCGCTCAGCCAAGTGTCGGACTATCCCGAGAACGTGGACGATCCGCGCCTGTTCACCGACTCGTTTTCGTCCAACGCCTTCATGTATTACGCGGTGCAGCCGCTGCCGGACAACCCGGCCGATCTCGACATCGACATGGTGCGCGACTTCATCGAAGACTTTGTGCGGCCGCGACTGGAGCGCGTGCCGGGCGTCTCGCAATTGGAGGTTCGTGGCGGCGCCGAGCGCCAGGTGCAGATCCTGCTCGACCCCGCCGCGCTGGCCGCGCGCGGGCTGGGCATCACCGAGGTCCGCGATGCAATCCGCGAACGCAACCGGGACGTCTCGGCGGGCGACCTTGACACCGGCAAGCGCCGTTATCTGCTGCGTGCATCGGGACGCTACCGCGACCTGAGCGAGATTGAAGACACGCTGCTGACCCGCGGCGACCGCCCCGAGGTCAGGCTGCGTGACGTCGCCACCGTGGTCTTTGACCACTTCGAAATCCGCAATCTTGCCCGCGTCAACGGGCAACCCGGCATCTCCTTGGCGGTGCGCCGCGAACTCGGCTCCAACGTCATCGACATCAAGCGCGAAATGACCGCCGCCGTCGACCGTGTCGACAAAGAGCTGCTCAGACCCAACGGTCTCACGATCAACATCATTTCTGACGACGTGCGTTACGTCGAAGCCTCGGTGGCCAATGTCTGGCAAAACCTGATCATCGGCGCGCTGCTGGCCAGTGCGGTGTTGTGGCTGTTCTTCCGCTCGGTGCCGCTCACCGCCATCGGCATGATGGGCATTCCACTGTGCACGCTGGCCGCGTTCATCGGCCTGCTGCTGGCCGGACGCACGCTCAACGTCATCTCGCTGGCGGGGGTGGCGTTTGCCATCGGCATGACCTTGGACAACAGCATTGTCGTACTCGAAAGCATCGAGGCCGAGCGGCGACGCGGACTCGACCGTTTCAATGCCGCCGTGCTGGGGGTCCGAAAGGTGTGGACCGCTGTGCTGGCCTCGACCTTCACAACCATTCTGGTGTTCGCCCCGATCTTCTTTATCGAGCAGGAAGCCGGGCAGCTTTATTCCGACATTGCGGTCGCCATCTCGGCCGCCATTCTGGTGTCAATGATTGCCGCCATCACCCTGATGCCGGTCGCCAGCCAGCGCATCAGCACCCGCGAAAAGCCCAGTGCGCGGCACCCGGTGATGGACCGCCTCACCGGCGGTATCGGCAAGCTCATCGCCACCCCGCTGCGGGCCGTGCTGGTCGTGGCCGTAGGGGTGATCGTCACCGCGCTGGCGCTGGCGTTTCTCACCCCAGCCGCCGAATACCTGCCCGAAGGTGAAGAGGCCAAAACCTTCGCCAGCATGATTGCCCCGCCGGGCTACAGCCTCGAAGAGATGAACCAGATCGCCGAGCAGGTCGAGGCCCGCCTTCTGCCCGAAGTACAGGCCGAACGCGACGCCTTCGCCGCGGGCGACACCCCGTTTCCGCCGCTGGCGTATCTCAACCTTCGGGTCCAGGCCGAGAGCCTGCGCATCATCGCCGAGACCGTCGACCCCGCCGACATCAACCTGCTGATGAACGCGCTCACCGATTACTTTGGCACCTTTCCGGGCATGCGCGCCTTTGCGGCGCGCGGCTCCATCATCTCCAGCAACGACGGCGGTACGCGCAGCGTCAACGTCGACATTGCCGGGCAGGATCTGGCGACGCTCTACAGCGTCGCCGAGCGTGTGTTCAGCCGCGCCGAGGACGCGATTGAAGGCGCCCAGATCAACTCTGAACCGGGCAGCCTGACCTTGGCCCAACCGCTGATCGAACTGCGTCCCGACTGGAGCCAGCTGGCTGCCGTGGGCTGGAACGCCGCCGACTACGGCTACGCCCTGTCGGCGCTGACCGACGGCGCCTTTGTCGGAGAATTTTTCCAGGGCGATGACAAGATCGACATCTACTTCTTCAGCAGCGCCGGCCAGTCACAGCGGCTGGCGGCGGTTGAGGGCCTGCCGGTGTCCACACCCAGCGGCAGCGTCGTGCCCTTCGGCGCGCTCGGTGAGTGGGTGGAGACCGTCGACACCGCCACGGTTCGGCGCATCAACTCGCAGCGCACCGTCACGCTCAACATCATTCCGCCACGCTCGATCGCGCTGGAGACGGGGGTGCAACGGGTACAGACCGAGGTCATCGACCGGATGATCGACGCGGGCGAGATTCCACCGGGCATCAGCCTCGATATCTCCGGTGCCGCCGACCAACTCGACGCCACCCGTGACGCGCTGCTCGAAAACTTTCTCATTGCCGTGGCGCTGAGCTACCTGCTGATGGTCGCCATCTTCCGCCACTGGGGTTTCCCGCTGATCATTCTCGCCACCGTGCCGCTGGGCATTGGCGGCGGGATCATGGGACTGTGGGTGCTCAATGCCGCGGGCGGGGCGCTGGCGGACATTCGCCAGCCGTTCGACCTGATCACCATGCTCGGTTTTCTGATTCTGTTGGGGACGGTGGTCAACAACCCCATCCTCATCGTCGAACGCGCCCGAGAATGTCTGGCCGAGGGCATGGCGGTGGCCGATGCCGTGAAGGAGGCCGTGGCCTCGCGTATCCGCCCGGTGCTGATGACCACGCTGACCACCACCTTCGGCCTGGCGCCGCTGGTGCTGATTCCCGGTGCCGGCACCGAGCTGTATCGCGGCGTGGGCGCCATCGTGCTGTTCGGCCTGCTGTTCACTGCCGTCATCACGCTGACCGTACTGCCCTGCCTGCTGAGCCTGGTATTGCGCGCGGCGAAGCGGGTCGACGCCGACGAAACGGCCGAACCAGCCCGGTAG
- a CDS encoding DUF2804 domain-containing protein, translating into MHLSPVGLPSAPAAFTTEGQRVSGMFAGAIDDLSTATWDGNCGLCSPRRLQRKGWLYVGLTAPRFQIGFAVVDAGLIATAFVYIFDRETGQLHEEKCLRPLGFAAVFAPDWRRPWHVESGARRWQMAHDGSVWHLTFVGPALQLKARVEDHGRGISVISAAPGRPFHHTYKLGGLAAQMTMNRDAGTETFEVRANVDFSLGYPPRETVWNWASLDGVTDEGQPFAVNLVAHFLNGLENALWLGDGVVPLPQALFDYSPDDPLAPWRIRTVDDRINLVFTPEGQRRENLNIGLLKSIFTQPFGPFSGRLTTASGRRSISGHGVVEAHQARW; encoded by the coding sequence ATGCACTTGTCGCCCGTCGGCCTGCCATCGGCCCCTGCCGCCTTCACCACTGAAGGGCAACGGGTTAGCGGGATGTTTGCCGGGGCCATCGACGACCTGTCGACGGCGACCTGGGACGGGAATTGCGGGCTGTGCTCACCGCGTCGGCTGCAGCGCAAGGGCTGGCTCTACGTCGGGTTGACCGCGCCGCGTTTTCAGATCGGGTTTGCCGTGGTCGATGCCGGATTGATCGCCACCGCGTTCGTCTACATTTTTGATCGTGAAACCGGGCAACTGCACGAGGAAAAGTGTCTGCGGCCGCTGGGCTTTGCGGCCGTCTTCGCGCCCGATTGGCGTCGCCCCTGGCACGTCGAGTCGGGCGCCCGCCGTTGGCAGATGGCGCATGACGGCAGCGTTTGGCACCTGACCTTTGTCGGGCCGGCACTGCAACTGAAGGCCAGGGTCGAGGATCACGGGCGGGGCATCAGTGTGATCAGCGCGGCGCCCGGCCGGCCGTTTCACCACACCTACAAGTTGGGCGGGTTGGCGGCGCAGATGACGATGAATCGTGACGCCGGCACTGAAACCTTCGAGGTCCGCGCCAATGTCGACTTCAGCCTCGGTTATCCGCCGCGCGAAACGGTCTGGAACTGGGCGTCGCTCGATGGCGTAACCGACGAGGGCCAGCCCTTTGCGGTGAACCTGGTCGCACATTTTCTGAATGGTCTGGAAAACGCCCTGTGGTTGGGCGACGGGGTGGTTCCGCTACCGCAGGCGTTGTTCGACTACTCGCCGGATGACCCCTTGGCCCCGTGGCGCATTCGCACGGTCGATGACCGCATCAACCTGGTGTTCACGCCGGAAGGGCAGCGTCGTGAAAACCTCAACATCGGCTTGCTGAAAAGCATTTTCACGCAGCCTTTTGGACCGTTTTCCGGCCGTCTGACGACTGCCAGTGGGCGCCGCAGCATCAGCGGCCACGGCGTGGTCGAGGCCCACCAAGCGCGCTGGTGA
- a CDS encoding DUF7064 domain-containing protein codes for MIKPEDAEFHFNKDSHWQWVETIALPFHVPGTTVSGIVYFMARPMLGVCMCDISLHDRITDLWEEQLYIDNQQHLPCPKSLLSFSLPNGLTVEASDPTRSYKVKYEGIDDTRFELEFVALHEPYDLNDPEMDPMAAKRTNPAWDTSWSGHFDVTYRITGELIARGKRYKVDCVDTGDRSWGPRPERDNSSVIWWHASFDEALTVHFFTGHDIATTDAMGPHISGYVMEHGKTYGIVSSKGRQDYRKAVPMGGELEVTDVRGKTFAMTYSAINSNYWAPYPSNTYLQAFMRVNCDGRLGYGVQQMGLSRAYLTRHRDAIRARY; via the coding sequence ATGATCAAACCGGAAGACGCTGAGTTCCATTTCAACAAGGATTCTCATTGGCAGTGGGTCGAAACCATTGCGCTCCCGTTCCATGTGCCCGGCACCACGGTCAGCGGCATCGTGTATTTCATGGCGCGGCCAATGTTGGGGGTGTGCATGTGCGACATCTCGTTGCACGACCGCATCACCGATCTTTGGGAAGAGCAGCTGTACATCGATAACCAGCAACATCTGCCGTGTCCGAAGTCGCTGTTGTCGTTCTCGTTACCCAATGGCTTGACCGTCGAGGCCAGCGACCCAACGCGCAGTTACAAGGTCAAGTACGAGGGCATTGACGACACGCGATTTGAGCTGGAGTTTGTCGCGCTGCACGAGCCCTACGATCTGAACGACCCCGAGATGGACCCGATGGCGGCCAAGCGCACTAACCCGGCGTGGGACACCTCGTGGTCGGGTCACTTTGACGTGACCTACCGCATCACCGGCGAGTTGATCGCCCGTGGCAAGCGCTACAAGGTTGATTGCGTTGACACCGGCGACCGCAGCTGGGGCCCGCGTCCCGAGCGCGACAATTCCTCGGTCATCTGGTGGCACGCCAGCTTTGATGAGGCCCTGACCGTGCACTTTTTCACCGGTCACGACATCGCCACCACTGACGCGATGGGACCGCACATCAGCGGCTATGTGATGGAGCACGGCAAGACCTACGGCATCGTCTCGTCCAAAGGCCGACAGGACTACCGCAAGGCGGTGCCGATGGGCGGCGAGTTGGAGGTCACCGATGTGCGCGGCAAAACCTTCGCGATGACCTACTCCGCCATCAACAGCAATTACTGGGCGCCGTATCCGTCGAACACCTACCTGCAGGCGTTCATGCGCGTCAATTGCGATGGCAGACTGGGCTACGGCGTTCAGCAGATGGGCCTCAGCCGGGCCTATTTGACGCGGCACCGGGATGCCATTCGCGCCCGTTACTAG
- a CDS encoding peroxiredoxin-like family protein → MHQLKAAFISGFMTALMVTMGVAIWQLIDAPGVLAHWTLLISAGAPMGFFVYVFVGNVARTGRNLWWMPAVGAVCSGLALATGAMPSALASAVVCVLLPLIYIHWYSRFGDRSSAILAVGKPLPNLPLQTLDGQTVSSHSMMSTPALWVFFRGNWCPLCMAQIKEVAAQYRALADRGVQVLLVSPQAEANSVALAKKFDAPMTFLKDTDNRAAKALGILDKGGLPMGMQALGYDSDVPMPTVLITDAGGQIVYCDLTDNYRIRPDPAEFLAAIGRLGVA, encoded by the coding sequence ATGCACCAGCTCAAGGCCGCCTTTATCAGCGGATTCATGACAGCGTTGATGGTCACCATGGGCGTCGCCATCTGGCAGTTGATTGACGCGCCTGGCGTGTTGGCGCACTGGACACTGCTGATTTCGGCAGGCGCGCCGATGGGCTTTTTCGTTTACGTGTTCGTGGGCAACGTCGCCCGTACCGGACGCAATCTGTGGTGGATGCCCGCCGTGGGTGCGGTCTGTTCAGGACTCGCCCTGGCCACCGGCGCCATGCCATCGGCGTTGGCCAGCGCGGTTGTCTGCGTCCTCCTGCCGCTGATCTACATCCATTGGTATTCGCGCTTCGGAGACCGCAGTTCGGCCATTCTGGCCGTCGGCAAGCCGCTACCCAACCTGCCGCTGCAAACCCTGGACGGCCAGACCGTCAGCAGCCACTCAATGATGAGCACGCCCGCGCTGTGGGTGTTCTTTCGCGGCAACTGGTGCCCGCTGTGTATGGCGCAGATCAAGGAAGTGGCCGCGCAATACCGCGCACTCGCCGATCGCGGCGTGCAGGTGCTGTTGGTCAGCCCGCAGGCCGAGGCCAACTCGGTTGCGCTGGCCAAGAAATTCGACGCGCCGATGACCTTCCTCAAGGACACCGACAACCGCGCCGCCAAGGCGCTGGGCATTCTCGACAAGGGCGGCCTGCCGATGGGCATGCAGGCCCTCGGCTACGACAGCGATGTGCCCATGCCCACGGTGCTGATCACCGATGCCGGTGGCCAAATCGTCTATTGCGACCTCACCGACAACTACCGCATCCGGCCCGATCCGGCCGAGTTTCTCGCGGCCATTGGCCGGCTGGGCGTGGCCTGA
- a CDS encoding IS5 family transposase: MKQRSLSETRFDRRPKATKRQRFLSEMNAVIPWARLMVLVEPVQPKRSGKGGRKAFSAETMLRIHFMQQWFALSDPAMEEALHDVLVMRQFAGLDAGDDLIPDESSILRFRHRLEAHGVADQLLTEVNAVLVEQGLMVKAGTIVDATLIHAPSSTKNSSGQRDPEMHQTKKGNQWYFGCKAHIGTDADSGLTHSVVVTPANVNDVTQAHALLHGDEEQAFGDAGYQGVEKRQEHQGSTTQWHIAMRPGKRRTLPDTPLGKLIDQIEQAKARIRAKVEHPFRVIKRQFGYLKTRYRGLAKNRAQIVTLFALTNLFQARRRLMLAGEVCP, translated from the coding sequence ATGAAGCAGCGGAGTTTGTCTGAGACCCGGTTTGACCGTCGCCCGAAGGCGACCAAGCGTCAGCGGTTTCTGTCCGAGATGAACGCGGTCATTCCCTGGGCTCGGCTGATGGTGCTGGTGGAACCGGTTCAACCCAAGCGCAGTGGCAAGGGTGGCCGTAAAGCCTTCTCTGCCGAGACCATGCTGCGGATTCACTTCATGCAACAGTGGTTTGCTCTGTCGGACCCGGCGATGGAGGAAGCGCTTCATGACGTGCTGGTGATGCGTCAGTTCGCGGGGCTGGATGCGGGTGATGACCTGATTCCGGATGAAAGCTCGATCCTGCGGTTCCGGCATCGGCTGGAAGCGCACGGCGTCGCCGATCAGTTGCTGACCGAGGTCAACGCCGTGCTGGTCGAGCAAGGCCTGATGGTCAAGGCCGGAACGATTGTTGATGCCACCCTGATTCACGCGCCCAGCTCGACCAAGAACAGCAGCGGGCAGCGGGATCCGGAGATGCACCAAACGAAGAAGGGGAACCAGTGGTACTTCGGCTGCAAGGCCCATATCGGCACTGACGCCGACTCGGGGCTGACGCACAGCGTGGTGGTGACCCCGGCCAACGTCAACGACGTCACCCAAGCCCATGCGTTGTTGCATGGAGACGAAGAACAAGCCTTTGGCGATGCGGGTTATCAAGGCGTTGAGAAGCGCCAGGAGCATCAGGGCAGCACCACGCAGTGGCACATCGCCATGAGACCCGGCAAGCGGCGCACGCTTCCGGACACCCCGCTGGGCAAACTGATCGACCAGATTGAACAGGCCAAGGCGCGGATACGCGCCAAGGTCGAACATCCCTTCCGGGTGATCAAGCGCCAGTTCGGCTACCTGAAGACCCGCTACCGGGGCCTCGCAAAGAACCGCGCTCAGATCGTCACCCTGTTTGCTCTGACCAACCTGTTTCAGGCCAGACGACGATTGATGCTGGCAGGCGAGGTGTGTCCGTGA
- the dksA gene encoding RNA polymerase-binding protein DksA: MPSRATRKEADIPAAETKAKKAPAKAAAKPKATKAASAPAKASAKAAPAPAKAPAATKKPAKPVPAGELTEAMLRAMPEDDYMNEAQTAFFRARLLEMRIEVLSREVDAKERLHQREVFADPADRATAEEEHWLDLRLRERESLLLRKIDEALKRLADREYGYCEKTGDPIGIPRLLARPTATVCVDIKGQDERVEAQYRDR; this comes from the coding sequence ATGCCCTCCCGAGCGACCCGGAAGGAAGCTGACATTCCCGCCGCCGAGACCAAGGCCAAGAAGGCGCCCGCAAAAGCCGCCGCGAAGCCAAAAGCGACCAAGGCGGCAAGCGCCCCGGCCAAGGCGTCAGCCAAGGCAGCGCCTGCGCCAGCCAAGGCGCCTGCGGCCACCAAAAAGCCGGCCAAGCCGGTGCCGGCGGGCGAGTTGACCGAGGCCATGCTGCGGGCAATGCCCGAAGACGACTACATGAACGAAGCGCAGACCGCGTTCTTCCGTGCGCGCCTGCTCGAAATGCGCATCGAAGTGCTGTCGCGTGAAGTCGATGCCAAAGAGCGCTTGCACCAGCGCGAGGTCTTTGCCGACCCGGCCGATCGTGCCACCGCCGAAGAAGAGCACTGGCTTGATCTTCGACTGCGCGAGCGCGAATCGTTGCTGTTGCGCAAGATTGATGAAGCGCTGAAGCGTCTCGCTGATCGCGAATACGGTTATTGCGAGAAAACCGGTGATCCGATTGGCATCCCGCGCTTGCTGGCACGCCCCACGGCCACGGTCTGCGTCGACATCAAAGGTCAGGACGAACGCGTCGAGGCACAATACCGCGACCGTTGA
- a CDS encoding phosphotransferase family protein translates to MQAVDKNRPGAEWIAHLRQRYPCETELDRVLTRKLERRAGPPFEKVTLDTLQSGTEALIRSQIGGDFTLSKARWLSGGASKLQMAFVLDWDQPGVGRTSTPMVLRMEPSEAITETSRLREFQVIKAMEGVVPVPPTFWMDPYGDYLPYPAIVYGFAQGVAKPTAGAGGPSGVSTFIRPEIRPVLGKQFVDLLAATHTFDWRNADLSAYDVPELGTQSVEWNLNHWERVWEEDANEDVPLMRLAMSWLRRNMPPVDHLSLVHGDYRVGNFLFTEPDYRITAVLDWELAYFGDRHEDLAWAAKSPFGHLAEDGKTFLVGGLMTLAEFGERYEQASGLSVNHKTLQYYDILNSYKCMAITLATGIRAPSNGKTHQDVLVGWLAGISYPLLEDLRTQLEKVL, encoded by the coding sequence ATGCAAGCTGTGGACAAGAACCGCCCGGGCGCGGAGTGGATTGCGCATCTGCGCCAGCGCTACCCGTGCGAGACAGAGCTGGATCGGGTGCTGACCCGCAAGCTGGAGCGCCGCGCCGGACCGCCGTTTGAAAAGGTCACCCTCGACACCTTGCAGTCGGGCACCGAAGCGCTGATCCGCAGCCAGATCGGCGGTGACTTCACCCTGTCGAAAGCGCGCTGGCTGTCGGGTGGCGCGTCGAAGCTGCAGATGGCGTTCGTGCTCGACTGGGACCAGCCCGGCGTCGGACGCACCTCGACGCCGATGGTGCTGCGCATGGAGCCGTCGGAAGCCATTACCGAAACCAGTCGGCTGCGCGAGTTTCAGGTCATCAAGGCCATGGAGGGCGTGGTGCCGGTGCCGCCGACCTTCTGGATGGACCCCTATGGCGATTATTTGCCGTACCCGGCCATCGTTTACGGCTTTGCCCAGGGCGTGGCCAAGCCGACCGCGGGCGCGGGTGGCCCCAGTGGGGTGAGTACGTTCATACGGCCGGAGATTCGCCCGGTCCTCGGTAAACAGTTCGTCGACCTGCTGGCGGCCACGCACACCTTCGACTGGCGCAACGCCGATCTGTCGGCCTACGACGTGCCCGAGCTGGGGACGCAATCGGTGGAGTGGAACCTCAACCACTGGGAGCGGGTGTGGGAGGAAGACGCCAACGAAGACGTGCCGCTGATGCGTTTGGCGATGAGCTGGCTGCGCCGCAACATGCCGCCGGTGGACCATCTGTCGCTGGTGCACGGTGATTACCGGGTCGGCAACTTCCTGTTCACCGAGCCTGACTATCGCATCACCGCAGTTCTGGACTGGGAGCTGGCGTATTTCGGCGATCGCCACGAAGACTTGGCCTGGGCGGCGAAATCGCCCTTCGGTCACCTCGCTGAAGACGGCAAGACCTTCCTGGTCGGCGGCCTGATGACGCTGGCGGAATTCGGCGAGCGCTACGAGCAGGCGTCCGGTTTGTCCGTCAACCACAAGACCCTGCAGTACTACGACATTCTCAACAGCTACAAATGCATGGCCATTACGCTGGCCACCGGTATTCGTGCGCCGAGCAACGGCAAGACGCATCAGGACGTTCTGGTCGGCTGGCTGGCGGGCATTTCGTATCCGCTGCTCGAAGACCTACGCACTCAATTGGAAAAGGTGCTCTGA